A DNA window from Hydra vulgaris chromosome 13, alternate assembly HydraT2T_AEP contains the following coding sequences:
- the LOC136089440 gene encoding uncharacterized protein LOC136089440 — MSAKAEYMQKYRNVVKGENSCFECELPGISNSLNNAENLSDLSSISDNNTDYLFNNDFYGLDNDIVPPYCSSDDENYFDIDDIDIDIIPPNNSSDDEHYCDIDVVSNRSFQYDLTQWVVNAKHTRLSCNGLLALLRQHGCDLPKDSQTLLQTPQAIQVQEKCGRKYIYFGLTKCLQNEINQGTCSDVLNLQINVDGIPLFKLSKRQLWLILSAVNHSSPTIVALYHNSGSSYYRQDLLS, encoded by the coding sequence ATGAGTGCAAAAGCagaatatatgcaaaaatatagaaatgttgTTAAAGGTGAAAATAGTTGCTTTGAATGTGAACTTCCTGGGatatcaaactctttaaataatGCAGAAAATTTGAGTGATTTATCTTCTATTTCAGATAATAACACTgactatttatttaataatgatttttatggACTTGATAATGACATAGTACCACCATATTGTAGTTCTGAtgatgaaaattattttgatattgatgATATTGACATTGACATAATTCCGCCCAATAACAGCTCAGACGATGAACATTATTGTGATATAGATGTTGTTAGCAATAGATCTTTTCAATACGATCTAACTCAATGGGTTGTGAATGCAAAACATACACGTTTATCTTGTAATGGATTACTAGCCTTGTTGAGACAACATGGATGTGATCTGCCTAAAGATAGTCAAACTCTCTTGCAAACACCTCAAGCTATACAAGTTCAGGAAAAATGTGGcagaaaatacatttattttggtcttACCAAATGTTTACAGAATGAAATAAATCAAGGCACTTGTAGCGATGTACTCAATCTGCAAATAAATGTTGATGGTATaccattatttaaattgtctaaaagGCAGTTATGGCTGATTCTCTCTGCTGTTAATCATAGTTCACCTACAATTGTTGCCTTATATCACAATTCCGGCAGTTCTTATTATAGACAGGACCTGTTGTCTTAA